The genomic segment CTCACCTTTATTTGGATGGCACatctgccgtcgctgctgttctcAGGGGCGATCCCCACACCGTCATGCAGTCAACGTGGAGCCACATCACCTCGTCACTCGCCGTCCATACGTGATCCAAGCTATGTTGCGTTCAATCTGGCGAGAACCCCACAGACAGGCCGATCCGCAATTCTGCATGCCCAAGCACAAAGGGGCACAACTGGTGACATGAGGAGGTGCGACATGTCACTGGAAGGGGGCGGGTCGCTCCGCGCTCTCGtccttacacacacacacacacacaaacgtaTACGCGTACCGATGCGCTTGTATGAAGGGACGCGCTTTGCTCCTGCGGGCGGGGCCTTCTCGGTTTATGCGGGATGACCGCACGCATGCCAACAGTCCGAGCGCTTGATGGCCTCGGTGCAACTCTCCCTTCTTTCATCTCTACCCACATCtatgcccccctccccctcacaacctggcgaagcagcagaagTATTCACACATATACAACCCACACAGCCACCATGTCTCACTGCAAGTTCGAGCACCCCCGCCACGGCCATCTCGGCTTCCTGCCGCGCAAGCGCTCGCGCCAGATCCGCggccgtgcgcgcgcgttcCCCAAGGACGACGCGACGCAGAAGCCCCACCTGACGAGCTTCATGGTGTTCAAGGCCGGTATGACGCACATTGTGCGTGATGTCGATCGCCCTGGATCGAAGGTGAACAAGAAGGAAGTGGTGGAGCCGGTGACGATCCTGGAGGCGCCGCCGATGGTGATTGTCGGCATTGTGGGCTACCGCCAAACGCCGGTTGGCCTGAAGACGATCGGCACCGTGTGGGCGCACCACACGAGCGTCGAgttccgccgccgctactaCAAGAACTGGAAGCAGTCTGCGCAACTGGCCTTCTCCCGCCAGAAGCAGTTTGCGAACACGAAGGAGGGCAAGGTCgccgaggcgcgcacgctgAACGCGTTCGCGAAGAAGGCGTCCGTCATCCGCGTgatcgcgcacacgcagctgcgcaagcttCGCAACCACCGCGTGGGCGTGAAgaaggcgcacgtgcaggagATCCAGgtcaacggcggcagcgttgcgGCGAAGATCGCGCTGGCCAAGTCcctgctggagaaggaggtgcgcgTCGACTCCGTGTTCCAGCAGTCCGAGGCGTGCGACGTGTGCTCCGTCACGAAAGGCCACGGTACGGAGGGCGTGGTGAAGCGCTGGGGCGTTGCCTGCCTGCCACGCAAGACGCACCGCGGTCTGCGCAAGGTTGCGTGCATCGGCGCGTGGCACCCTGCCCGCGTCATGTACActgtcgcgcgcgccggTCAGCACGGttaccaccaccgcacgcaGCTGAACAAGAAGATCTACCAGATCGGCCGCTCCGTTGCTGTGGAGCCGAACCAGGCGACGACGACCTACGATCTGACAGCCAAGACGATCACGCCCATGGGTGGCTTCGTCGGCTACGGTACGGTGCGCAACGACTACGTGATGCTGAAGGGCTCCGTGTCTGgcccgcgccgccgtgtgatgacgctgcgccgcccgaTGGCGCCGCAGACGTCGCGCCAGCTGAAGGAGAAGATCGTGCTGAAGTTCATCGACACGAGCTCGAAGATCGGCCACGGCCGCTTCCAGacgaagaaggagaagaacCAGTGGTTCGGCCCGCTCAAGAAGGACCGCATCCGCCGcgaggagcgcctgcgcaaggAGCGCGCTGCCCGCGCCGTGGAGCGCAAGGCAAAGGCCGCGAAGAAGTAAGCATGCCAACGCATGCACGCCTTTTTGTGTGCCTCAGCCTCTGCCTGACCTTCTCGTGTCTGCCAGGGCCGCAGCACGTCACGGCAGCGCTTGCGGCCTTTCTTCTGCGACCCGCAAGTCTTCtaagttttttttttatgtCCTTTGTGCCACTTTCTCCCCTGTCTTCGACCCTGCTGTTCAGTGCGCTCCTCCATCCATGAAGACACAGGCTGACAAGCCCGGGTGCGTCTCTCTGTGGTTGCCGCACTGGCCCGAGCGCGTTTGCCTTGCTGGATTCCCTCGAGAGATCACCTGCCTCGCGCCGCGTACTCTGGTATTTCGCTCTCCAAACGCGTCGGGGAAGACGGACACGCGGGGTGCTGGTGTGTTGGTCTGCGTGAAGTCGCGTCTCTGCATTGCAGCGTAAGCGGCCTtctttcttcctcttttaAAAGGACTTCTTTTACCTTATTTTGTCCGTGAGGCGCCTAAGTAAGCGCCGGGCGAACGGCTTGTcttccgcgtgtgtgtataccACCCACGAACAACTCCGCCAACGTGCACGCGTACACAGCCACAGCTCATCTGCCTGTGCGCCATGCCTCGCCCTCTCAGTCGCTTCAAGCAGCGGCATTCCATAACATGGAGACGCTCCGCATTGTAGGTCTGGAGGGCTCGTTGTCATCGTCTTGCATTCCCGTCGATGTCACAGGGTGGCGTGTCTGGATGGCTTGCCTACATGCGCCGTTGCAGGCGGGATGCTTCCATGCGTCAGTGACGGCAACGGcacaccaccccctcccaaATCCGCAGGCCCTCGACAAGAGCGGTTGTGTGCCAATACATGTCGAATCGTCCGCACGCTTTGCACTGAGCTGGTCGAGGCCTGACCATGGCTAGCCATCTCTCCTGCTCACCGCCAGCCCAGACCTCTCCACTAGGACCAAGAGACCAGAACCGTAGCTGGGGGCAGGCCGTGGAGGCTTTTGGCTTCTCCACACAGAGTGGGTGCTGAGCCCTGATGCAACGCGATGAGGTGATCGACATCATCAGGGGTATGGAGCCCAAGCATAATAGCCAGAAAAGCGAAAGCCGTGCTTGTTTGCTGCCGCTGAGACTCTCTATTTTGATGAGGGTCTCTGCTGAGCGTCAGGTGGGGTGGTGAGCTGGGTTGCCCTGCCGCGGCCGTGAATGGCCGCTGTAGCAGCTCGAGGAGAAGGGACGTTGTCCAGAGGTCCCTGCTGACCTCACAACGGTGTGCATCTGGAGCTCATCATCGCCCTGatcgctgcggccgctcACGTCTGTGCTCATAAAACGCGGAGAGCCACCCCCGCCACTGCATTCCTCCTCGGTCTCCTCGTCCCTTTTTTGTGCCgctttgtgcgtgtgcgtgtgcatatATACGCACCCCTTTCTattctctcctctcttcacttgaggagcggctgcaccgTGTGCAGTACGTGCGCTAGGCTAAAAGGGtccgcaccaccgtcgccgacTGCTATCGGCCTCTCttttcgtctctctctttcgctggCCTCGTTAGCTGCGTCAACGAAAAGCCTACAAAGGCACTTGATAGCTGGACCGCGTCCTCCGCTCTTCCTGTGTATCCAAGAGAAAAATCGAAcgcacaccaccgcaacCATCATGGCGTCCGCAGAAGCGGAGGTCGCAGCAGACATGTCGGCGATGTGGCGCTACGCAGAGGAGGCACGCGCCGGTTCCTCTGCCCTGAGCGATCTCACTTACGCTGAGCGGCaggcgatgctgcgcgcggtggccaaggcgctgcagacgaACGAGGCCCGCATTCTCGAAGCGAATCGGGAAGACATGGTGGCGGCGAAAGCGAACGCCACTGCAGACCCGCTGTTGAGGCGGTTGGAGCTGACGCCGAGCAAGCTGGCCACGCTGATAGAGGGAATCTCGACCTTGGCGGACATGCCGGACCCAATCGGGCAGATTCTTTCGGCTCGTGAGCTGGACAACaacctgctgctgctgaagcagaCGGCCCCGATTGGGGTGGTACTAGTTGTATTTGAGTCCCGCCCTGAAAGTCTCCCGCAGatcgcctctctcgccctctgcTCCGGAAACGGGCTTCTTCTCAAGGGTGGGCGCGAGGGGGAGCACTCGAACGCGGTGCTGCATGACTTGATCGTCTCAGCTGTGGAGTCCAGCACACAGGGACGCGTGCCGCGAGGGGTAATCGGCCTCGTTACGAATCGCGCTGACGTATACAGCCTTCTGCAGCTGGATGCGCACATTGATCTCGTCGTGCCTCGCGGAAGCAACGCGATGGTGCAAAACATCCAGCGCTCCACTCGCATTCCGGTGCTGGGTCACGCCGATGGCATCTGCCACGTATACGTGCACAAGGACGCAGATGTggacgcggcgctggcggtggcgatcGATGCGAAGCTGAATTATCCGGCAGCGTGCAACGCGGCAGaaacgctgctgctgcaccgcgatCTTCTCCACTCCCCCGCGCATGGTACCACAGCGGCGCAGTTCCTTGTCAATGGCATGACGGAGGCGGGTGTGTCCTTCTACGCCGGTCCGCAGGCCATCGCTGCGGGGCTGGCAAGTGAGCTGGCGGCTTCTCTTCACATGGAGTACGGCGATGCGCACATGACAGTGGAGGTTGTCGATGACTTGGCGGCGGCTATCGCGCACGTGAACCGGCACGGCTCGCACCACACAGACACCATTCTCACCGTTGACaaggctgccgcagcggagtTTCAGCGGCGGGTTGAGAGCGCCTGTGTGTTCCACAACTGCTCTACTCGCTTCGCTGACGGGTTCAGGTTCGGCCTCGGTGCGGAGGTGGGCATCAGCACCGCCCGCATTCACGCTCGCGGCCCAGTCGGTGTTGAGGGACTGCTGACCCAAAAGTGGGTCTTGAAGCCGATGGGGTCGTTGCCTCAGGCGACggaggacggcgccgctgcagctgcggccaACGCGCCGTacgcgacggtggcggagTTCCAGAAGGGGCAGCGTGTCTTCACTCACAAGGATGTCACCCGCAAGCTTCAGGATGAGGCCGCAGGGCTGCGATTGCAGGCTTGAGAAGAgacactgccgccgctgggcCGTTCGATAGGTTtacctttctctctcgtcaCGCAACGGGTTGCGAGCGGGCTGGAGAGCGCGACGATCCGATGCTGTGTCGACGCTGGGTGCTGCAGTTTTCGCTTGCCATATTGTTCGTGCCTTGAAGGTGCTTTTATTTGTGTATGCCTTTTCAGTGTTTCCTCCCGtagcgcgtgtgcttgtgcccCACAGCCGCGGATACAATGCGGCGCGCGATTCCTGCTTCGCTTGCCTGCCGGCAGCCCTCCTGTACGTGTCGGTGTATCTGACGGCGCACCGACACTCAGCCTAGCCAAGCCACTCGTAGTTGAGCACCCGTTGCCTTATCGCCTTATCGTTTCTTCACTATCATGGATCATcgcacgcacaagcgcacacaGCGCTAAGAAAAGCAGAAAGGAAGGAAGTACACCATGTTGCGGTCGTCCTGCTGGACGCATTATATGCGTGAATTCATCCCATCTTGATGCGTGCGTTACTCACACGCcaagagcagcagagcaTGGCCGCTGTGCATCTGAGCTGTTCCCATAAGCGATCTGTGCGCTGCCTTATGCTCATACTGGTGATGGTATGCGCATAGGCGGACTATCCAATGgcgaagccgccgccacaaTCGAGTCGAGCACAGCGTACACGGTCTTCAGTCGTAATCGACCCGCGGCTCGCAGGCTGAGCGTGTATGTGCTGGCTTCGTATACCCAACACAATCATGCCTGTCACTCAACCCCTCCTTCCTGGCTAATTGGCTGCTTctttcgccgccgctcggCCTCTCGCACCATGCACGCTCATCGCCTCTGTCCTCACTCGCGTGCCTTTCTCGGTGCTTGCGTGTTCGttgtcctccccctcctgccTCAGCGCCTATGACACGCGTGCATGTCGATTTGTTTTGATCCTTCTTCTGCAAAGAGTGAGAGAAACAAAGCAGATCAAGCAGGCAAAGAAGCGGGCATCCTCACGACTCGAtagcccctccctccctcccctccctccctccctccctccctccctccctccctccctgaTCCCTCGGCCCCACCGCGCCCAtacacagcagcaacactgGCGCATTCTTTCgtttctccccctccccgcaccATTACAGACGAACACAGGgcgctcgtcgtcgccctcctcgtgcgcgcgcggatCACCTTCCGCACTCTGCATCCtgtagcggcagcggcgcccgtTCGCCACGGCCTAttactcctcctcctcctctctcttcctttgtCTCGCCAAGAGACACGCacggaagagggagagaagacaGGAGCGGCGGAGCAAACAACAACGGTGAAAGCTTTATGTTTGTGCCGTTCTCTTCGGCGAGCTGCTTGACATGGCATCCATGGTACGCCACTACTCTCTTTCCAATCCTCCGCCGGTCGAGGGCGCGCTGGATGGCCGCGAGACAGTGCACGAGGCGGAGATACTGGAGGTGCAAGCTCTCCAGGCAGAGCGCGATGGCGAATGCGGGCGCGGTGTACTGCTCAtggagcgcgcgctgcagatTCGCTGCCACCTGGTGAACCGACTGCGCGAGAAATGGGCCAGTGCTGCGTCAGGGACGGGCTCGTCgtcggccgccggcgctcaTCGCGTGTCTGTCTTCGCTAATGCGGATGCGATGGGTAAAGAAGAGCTTCTTTTGGAGTATCAGACCCAATGCGGTGAGCTCTACGACACGGCCGAGCGCCTTGTGGTTCGCTGCAACGGGCTCGCTGTCGAGCACTTTAAGCGAGGCGCATTCTCGGAAGCCAGCCCACTGCTCGAGTACGCGATGCAGTTAACGGAGGATGGGGCGTACCCGCTATGCGAGGTCGAtgagcgacggcggcacttGCGCGGGGTCACGCTCAACAACCTCGGCTGCAtggagcgccgccgcggccactTCTCCGAGGCACTACAGTACATGAAGTCGTCGATGGAGATGACCGGGGTCGAGTCACCTGTGGCATACATGAACACCAGCGCTATTCTTATCCAGCTGCGGCTCAgcgacgaggcggtgcgcatGGCGGAGCGCTCCATCGAGCTACTTTACCAAACACCCGAGGACCCGTCACTGCTGGCAGTGGCGCATCACAACCTGGCCATGGCACTCGAGCCGGTTGATCCGGCACGGTGCTTGGAGGAGTATGCGCTAGCATACCGGACGGCCTGCTCCACGCTGGGCCCGGAGAGCGAGACGAGTCTCTGTATTcagcgcagctggaggcggtaTGAGGCGACGCGCGTGCCCCCGGCAACGGGGGCGTTTTTCATgggcggtgatggcgccgctgcatctcGGCTGCGTAGgctcgttgctgccgcgccaaCCAGGCGTGCATACACTGCACCGCATCACTTGCCTGCAACGgtgccgcgcacgcacaccggcaAGAGCGGTGCTGGCTCCCCGATGGACGTGATAGAGCTCTTTCCGCACCCTTTTCTGCCCAGTGCGTCCGTCTCGTCCGCGCCGACAAAGACGCCGCGGGATGTGACGCCGATCTACCGCCCCGCAGTGGTGCCCCGTCGGCCTCTTGCCCCTGGACCGCCGCCAGGCGTAAGGGCGACCTCATCCAGTCGCAGTCGTGAGCCAcagtcgcagccgcgccaccagcagcaagagcagcaccgacagcCGCGGCGTCAGTATGGGACGGAGAAAGTGATGCGCTCCTCGCCACCAGCCTCCCGtactgcggtggcggccccACGACCGCCACCCACCAACCGGGCCAAGgaggctgcggtggcagccggcagcggccgcgtcgccgcttcAATGACGCCGTCGCCCCCGCCCTCTCGCCAGAGGCAAGCGACCGCCCAGCGGCGCTACTCTCCTACGACACAAGCGCAAGAGTCGTCACGGCAGTCACCGCCGCGTACAGGCAACCGTCAGCAACGCTTGTCGGTGCAAAAGAGTACGGCGGATGCGTGCCAAACCGCTAGCGGGTCACGAAAGCGGGAGAAGAGCACATTGCACTACGCCAATGACCGGCTCACAACGCAGGCATCGTCCACCGCGCTGTCGTCTTCCGCTGCGCAGTCACCAGGACGCGGGCCACGTCCCCCCATaaaggagagcagcagcagcaaccatTCTCTCCCCATGCCACTACCGCGAAACCTCCCGCCATTGCAgaccgccgtcgctgcggagccgcctgcggtggcgccgaaTTCGTCGTACTCCCGCTCGTTGCACGACGCCAAGGCGAATGCGTCGCTTCCGTCCACCTCAGCGTCGCTTTCCCTCACGTCGGATCCGCTGACATTTCTGCAGAATCGACTCGAAATTCTCCTTcaagacgaagaagagctAGAGCACAAGTACGTTCAAGCGACAGTGATTCAGCGGTACTACCGCGGCCACCTGGCCCATCGTCGTGTGGCAGCGCTCCGAGCTACCCGCGCGAGTTATGCGCGGCTCgcccagctgcgctgccatATTGCAGCACGTTGCATTCAGCGAGCGTttcggcgccaccgccgtcacagCCGCTACCCTCTTGCAGCTGGTCAGCTGGGCCGCTACGCAGCAGCCGGAGGCCGACGCGGTGCTCAGCACCAAGCGGCTacactgctgcagcgaatTGCGCGCGGTTGGCTGGCGCGGCGTCActacgcgcagctgcgcaagtaCGCATGTGAGAGTCCAGCTGCCGCGACTCGCATCCAGCGCTGGATTCGCGCACTGCAAGCGCGACGCCACTACGCAGTCTTGCTCGCCGCAAAGGCGGAGCAGGAtgccgtggcgctggagcacGAACGTCGTCAGTACGCGGCGACTCGCATTCAAGGCCAATGGCTCACCCACCTGCAGCGCAGAGCATGCCAGGCGGCCCTGCGCCACCGTATGATGGCCCGTGCCGCCGAGGATGCCCGGTGCCGCATGAGGGCGGCTATCATCATCCAGTCAGCATGGCGAGGGTACCAGGCGCGCCGGCTCTATCAAGACACGTACTCGCGCACCTTCCAGCTGCGTACGGCCCGGCTGGAGTACCAGCGCCGTCGTCAGGCTGCTGTGCGACTTCAGGCATTTGGGCGGATGCTCATAGCCAGGCAGCACgcaacgccgctgctcacGGTCGCCCGCTTCCGAGCAGCGGCTGAGATTCGAACCCGCAGCCATGAAGGGCAGGCCGCTATTAAGATTCAGTGTGCCTACCGCCGCCACGTGGCTCATCGAGTGTTTGTCACCAAGCGTGCTGCGCGCAAGAACCAGATTAGTCAGGACCTAGTGCAGGTGCACACCACGACCGTGCAACGTGCGGGACGAGGCTACATGGCGCGGAAAGACGTAGGGACCAAGCTGTCAGTGCTGCAGGCTGAGGCAGAGCGGTACGAGCGTCGTCTGCTGGCTTTGAAGCAGAAAGAGCTGGAggctgcacgcgctgtcGCGCTGGCAGTTCAGCTCAGTATCTCCGAACTACGCGAATGC from the Leishmania major strain Friedlin complete genome, chromosome 32 genome contains:
- a CDS encoding putative ribosomal protein L3 produces the protein MSHCKFEHPRHGHLGFLPRKRSRQIRGRARAFPKDDATQKPHLTSFMVFKAGMTHIVRDVDRPGSKVNKKEVVEPVTILEAPPMVIVGIVGYRQTPVGLKTIGTVWAHHTSVEFRRRYYKNWKQSAQLAFSRQKQFANTKEGKVAEARTLNAFAKKASVIRVIAHTQLRKLRNHRVGVKKAHVQEIQVNGGSVAAKIALAKSLLEKEVRVDSVFQQSEACDVCSVTKGHGTEGVVKRWGVACLPRKTHRGLRKVACIGAWHPARVMYTVARAGQHGYHHRTQLNKKIYQIGRSVAVEPNQATTTYDLTAKTITPMGGFVGYGTVRNDYVMLKGSVSGPRRRVMTLRRPMAPQTSRQLKEKIVLKFIDTSSKIGHGRFQTKKEKNQWFGPLKKDRIRREERLRKERAARAVERKAKAAKK
- a CDS encoding pyrroline-5-carboxylate synthetase-like protein; translated protein: MASAEAEVAADMSAMWRYAEEARAGSSALSDLTYAERQAMLRAVAKALQTNEARILEANREDMVAAKANATADPLLRRLELTPSKLATLIEGISTLADMPDPIGQILSARELDNNLLLLKQTAPIGVVLVVFESRPESLPQIASLALCSGNGLLLKGGREGEHSNAVLHDLIVSAVESSTQGRVPRGVIGLVTNRADVYSLLQLDAHIDLVVPRGSNAMVQNIQRSTRIPVLGHADGICHVYVHKDADVDAALAVAIDAKLNYPAACNAAETLLLHRDLLHSPAHGTTAAQFLVNGMTEAGVSFYAGPQAIAAGLASELAASLHMEYGDAHMTVEVVDDLAAAIAHVNRHGSHHTDTILTVDKAAAAEFQRRVESACVFHNCSTRFADGFRFGLGAEVGISTARIHARGPVGVEGLLTQKWVLKPMGSLPQATEDGAAAAAANAPYATVAEFQKGQRVFTHKDVTRKLQDEAAGLRLQA